A genomic region of Deinococcota bacterium contains the following coding sequences:
- the purE gene encoding 5-(carboxyamino)imidazole ribonucleotide mutase, which produces MATEGLQTESPLVSVVMGSVSDWETMRHADETLTRFEVLHECKVVSAHRTPAWLSEFATQAAGRGIQVIIAGAGGAAHLPGMVAAHTTLPVLGVPVESRALGGVDSLLAIVQMPAGVPVATLAIGRAGAVNAALLAVAILALSRPELREELERFREEQARQVLAASLPPQAN; this is translated from the coding sequence ATGGCTACAGAAGGGCTCCAGACCGAGTCGCCGCTGGTGTCGGTCGTGATGGGCAGCGTCTCGGACTGGGAGACGATGCGCCACGCCGACGAGACCTTGACCCGCTTCGAGGTGCTGCACGAGTGCAAGGTGGTCTCGGCGCACCGCACCCCGGCCTGGCTGAGCGAGTTCGCCACTCAGGCGGCGGGGCGAGGTATTCAGGTCATCATCGCCGGAGCGGGCGGGGCAGCGCACCTGCCGGGCATGGTCGCCGCGCACACCACCCTGCCGGTCCTGGGTGTGCCCGTCGAGTCCAGGGCGCTTGGGGGCGTGGACTCGCTCCTTGCTATCGTGCAGATGCCCGCGGGCGTGCCGGTGGCGACCCTGGCCATCGGCAGGGCGGGCGCCGTCAACGCCGCGCTCTTGGCCGTCGCCATCTTGGCCCTCTCGAGGCCGGAGTTGAGGGAGGAGTTGGAGCGCTTCCGCGAGGAGCAGGCGCGGCAGGTCCTGGCCGCCAGCCTGCCGCCGCAGGCCAACTAG
- a CDS encoding 5-(carboxyamino)imidazole ribonucleotide synthase, with protein sequence MGTVILPGSTVGVLGGGQLGRMLALTARCMGYRVHVYAPEGGGPAGQVADAETVAAYDDRGALERFAAAVDVVTLEFENIPADALAVIGAGGVPVRPGPQVLRVAQHRLREKTFFAGQGLPVAPFRRVTSLAELNTGLSELGLPAVLKTAGFGYDGKGQVKVTALEQVLGTWAALGESEAVLEAFVPFARELSVVAARGLDGSFVHYGVFENIHRSHILDLTLAPADLPGGVAEKAVALCRTVMEALEVVGVLCLELFMLTDGSLLVNELAPRPHNSGHLTLDACVTSQFENQLRAICGLPLGDPRFLQPAAMANLLGDLWQDGEPDWAAALKVPGVALHLYGKAEARPGRKMGHLTALAPTVAEARAKAERARAALLRWPAGEAGAS encoded by the coding sequence ATGGGCACTGTCATCTTGCCGGGAAGCACGGTCGGCGTGCTCGGCGGCGGCCAGCTCGGCCGGATGCTCGCGCTTACGGCCCGGTGCATGGGCTACCGCGTCCACGTCTACGCGCCCGAGGGTGGCGGCCCGGCGGGTCAGGTGGCCGACGCCGAGACGGTGGCCGCTTACGACGATAGAGGGGCTCTCGAGCGCTTCGCCGCCGCCGTTGACGTGGTGACGCTCGAGTTCGAAAACATCCCGGCCGACGCCCTCGCCGTGATAGGGGCGGGGGGCGTTCCCGTGCGCCCCGGTCCGCAGGTACTCCGCGTCGCCCAGCACCGCCTTCGGGAAAAGACCTTTTTTGCCGGGCAGGGCTTGCCCGTCGCGCCCTTTCGGCGCGTCACCTCGCTCGCGGAACTTAACACGGGCCTGAGCGAGCTCGGCCTGCCCGCCGTCCTCAAGACCGCGGGCTTCGGCTACGACGGCAAGGGGCAGGTGAAGGTGACGGCGCTCGAGCAGGTCCTGGGCACCTGGGCCGCGCTGGGGGAGAGCGAGGCGGTGCTCGAGGCCTTCGTGCCCTTCGCGCGCGAGCTGTCGGTGGTGGCGGCGCGCGGGCTGGACGGCAGCTTCGTGCATTACGGGGTCTTCGAGAATATCCATCGCAGCCACATTCTCGACCTGACCCTGGCGCCCGCCGACCTGCCGGGCGGCGTTGCTGAGAAAGCCGTCGCGCTCTGCCGCACGGTCATGGAAGCCTTGGAGGTCGTCGGCGTGCTCTGCCTCGAGCTCTTCATGCTCACGGACGGCAGCCTGCTCGTCAACGAGCTGGCGCCGCGCCCGCACAACTCCGGGCACCTGACCCTGGACGCCTGCGTCACCAGCCAGTTCGAAAACCAACTGCGCGCGATCTGCGGCCTGCCGCTGGGCGACCCGCGTTTTTTGCAGCCGGCGGCGATGGCGAACCTGCTCGGTGACCTCTGGCAAGACGGCGAGCCCGACTGGGCGGCCGCGCTCAAGGTACCCGGCGTCGCGCTCCACCTCTACGGCAAGGCCGAGGCGCGGCCGGGGCGCAAGATGGGCCACCTCACCGCCCTGGCGCCGACCGTGGCGGAGGCCAGGGCAAAGGCGGAGAGGGCTCGAGCCGCGCTGCTGAGATGGCCCGCTGGGGAGGCCGGCGCCTCTTAG
- a CDS encoding L-threonylcarbamoyladenylate synthase — protein sequence MAAQRLTQAVETLRSGGLVAFPTETVYGLGADALNPAAVAKVFAAKGRPADHPLIVHLAASSALPDWAVDVPDEAYGLAGRFWPGPLTLILTRHPRVPGAVTGGQATVGLRVPAHPVAQRLLEAFGSGVAAPSANRFGKLSPTTAAHVRAEFGGGVFVLDGGPCEVGLESTIVDLSGAAPRLLRPGGVSLSALEAVLGRSVSVKGENAPRAPGTLASHYAPATPVRLLAAEGFEERLRSLAAGNSVAVLARRGRPADARVTSWLELPDEPAAYGRGLYAALRELDAVGADLIAVEAVPEGEPWEAARDRLLRAAQSALEEEK from the coding sequence TTGGCCGCGCAAAGACTAACGCAGGCCGTTGAGACCTTGCGCTCCGGTGGGCTTGTCGCCTTTCCGACCGAAACGGTCTACGGCCTAGGCGCCGACGCCCTGAACCCGGCGGCCGTCGCCAAGGTGTTCGCCGCCAAGGGCCGGCCGGCGGACCACCCGCTCATCGTCCACCTGGCCGCGTCGAGCGCCCTTCCCGACTGGGCGGTGGATGTGCCGGATGAGGCTTACGGGCTGGCCGGGCGCTTCTGGCCGGGCCCGCTCACGCTCATCCTGACCAGGCACCCTCGAGTACCGGGCGCGGTGACGGGCGGCCAGGCGACGGTCGGCCTGCGCGTGCCCGCGCATCCCGTCGCGCAGAGGCTCCTGGAGGCGTTCGGCAGCGGTGTGGCGGCGCCCTCGGCCAACCGCTTCGGCAAGCTGAGCCCGACCACGGCGGCGCACGTCCGCGCCGAGTTCGGGGGCGGCGTGTTCGTTCTCGACGGCGGTCCTTGCGAGGTGGGTCTCGAGTCCACCATCGTCGACCTGAGCGGCGCGGCGCCCCGGCTCCTGCGGCCGGGCGGGGTGAGCCTAAGCGCGCTCGAGGCGGTCCTGGGGCGGTCTGTAAGCGTTAAGGGCGAGAATGCACCGCGGGCGCCCGGCACGCTGGCGAGCCACTACGCGCCCGCCACGCCCGTGAGGCTGCTGGCGGCAGAGGGGTTTGAAGAGAGGCTCAGGAGCTTGGCCGCCGGGAACAGTGTCGCCGTGCTGGCGAGGCGTGGGCGGCCGGCGGACGCGCGGGTGACGAGTTGGCTCGAGCTGCCCGACGAGCCCGCCGCCTATGGCCGGGGGCTCTACGCCGCGCTGCGCGAGCTCGATGCGGTAGGGGCCGACCTCATCGCCGTGGAGGCCGTGCCGGAGGGCGAGCCTTGGGAGGCGGCGCGCGATAGGCTGCTGCGAGCCGCCCAAAGCGCGCTAGAAGAGGAGAAATAA